A genome region from Tursiops truncatus isolate mTurTru1 chromosome 15, mTurTru1.mat.Y, whole genome shotgun sequence includes the following:
- the SLPI gene encoding antileukoproteinase isoform X2, with the protein MTFSGLFPFVLLALGTLAPWAVEGAGNALKAGDCPPRKPAQCLKYEKPKCSIDRPCPEKKKCCPDACGMTCLDPVNILNPVEEKPGKCPVFPYQCAMVNPPNRCETDSQCVGELKCCEGPCGKECLLPVKVEEKPGMCPVSLTRCMMLNPPNRCETDSQCRGELKCCESFCGKECLLPVKA; encoded by the exons ATGACGTTCAGTGGTCTCTTCCCCTTCGTGCTTCTTGCCCTGGGAACCCTGGCACCTTGGGCTGTGGAAGGTGCTGGAAATG CTTTGAAAGCTGGAGACTGCCCTCCTAGAAAACCTGCCCAGTGCCTTAAATATGAGAAACCCAAGTGCAGCATTGACCGTCCGTGTccagagaagaagaaatgttGCCCTGATGCTTGCGGAATGACATGCCTGGATCCTGTCAACATCTTGAACCCAG TTGAGGAGAAGCCTGGGAAGTGTCCAGTGTTCCCCTACCAATGTGCGATGGTTAACCCCCCCAATCGATGTGAGACAGACAGCCAGTGCGTGGGTGAATTAAAGTGCTGCGAGGGCCCTTGTGGGAAAGAGTGCCTGCTCCCTGTGAAAG TTGAGGAGAAGCCTGGGATGTGTCCAGTGTCCCTCACCCGATGTATGATGCTTAACCCCCCCAATCGATGTGAGACAGACAGCCAGTGCAGGGGTGAATTAAAGTGCTGCGAGAGCTTTTGTGGGAAAGAGTGCCTGCTCCCTGTGAAAG CCTGA
- the SLPI gene encoding antileukoproteinase isoform X1, with the protein MTFSGLFPFVLLALGTLAPWAVEGAGNALKAGDCPPRKPAQCLKYEKPKCSIDRPCPEKKKCCPDACGMTCLDPVNILNPVEEKPGKCPVFPYQCAMVNPPNRCETDSQCVGELKCCEGPCGKECLLPVKVEEKPGMCPVSLTRCMMLNPPNRCETDSQCRGELKCCESFCGKECLLPVKGNSWGENVEMTWLVPVLKS; encoded by the exons ATGACGTTCAGTGGTCTCTTCCCCTTCGTGCTTCTTGCCCTGGGAACCCTGGCACCTTGGGCTGTGGAAGGTGCTGGAAATG CTTTGAAAGCTGGAGACTGCCCTCCTAGAAAACCTGCCCAGTGCCTTAAATATGAGAAACCCAAGTGCAGCATTGACCGTCCGTGTccagagaagaagaaatgttGCCCTGATGCTTGCGGAATGACATGCCTGGATCCTGTCAACATCTTGAACCCAG TTGAGGAGAAGCCTGGGAAGTGTCCAGTGTTCCCCTACCAATGTGCGATGGTTAACCCCCCCAATCGATGTGAGACAGACAGCCAGTGCGTGGGTGAATTAAAGTGCTGCGAGGGCCCTTGTGGGAAAGAGTGCCTGCTCCCTGTGAAAG TTGAGGAGAAGCCTGGGATGTGTCCAGTGTCCCTCACCCGATGTATGATGCTTAACCCCCCCAATCGATGTGAGACAGACAGCCAGTGCAGGGGTGAATTAAAGTGCTGCGAGAGCTTTTGTGGGAAAGAGTGCCTGCTCCCTGTGAAAG GGAATTCTTGGGGAGAGAATGTGGAGATGACTTGGCTGGTTCCTGTATTGAAGTCCTGA
- the SLPI gene encoding antileukoproteinase isoform X3 produces the protein MTFSGLFPFVLLALGTLAPWAVEGAGNALKAGDCPPRKPAQCLKYEKPKCSIDRPCPEKKKCCPDACGMTCLDPVNILNPVEEKPGMCPVSLTRCMMLNPPNRCETDSQCRGELKCCESFCGKECLLPVKGNSWGENVEMTWLVPVLKS, from the exons ATGACGTTCAGTGGTCTCTTCCCCTTCGTGCTTCTTGCCCTGGGAACCCTGGCACCTTGGGCTGTGGAAGGTGCTGGAAATG CTTTGAAAGCTGGAGACTGCCCTCCTAGAAAACCTGCCCAGTGCCTTAAATATGAGAAACCCAAGTGCAGCATTGACCGTCCGTGTccagagaagaagaaatgttGCCCTGATGCTTGCGGAATGACATGCCTGGATCCTGTCAACATCTTGAACCCAG TTGAGGAGAAGCCTGGGATGTGTCCAGTGTCCCTCACCCGATGTATGATGCTTAACCCCCCCAATCGATGTGAGACAGACAGCCAGTGCAGGGGTGAATTAAAGTGCTGCGAGAGCTTTTGTGGGAAAGAGTGCCTGCTCCCTGTGAAAG GGAATTCTTGGGGAGAGAATGTGGAGATGACTTGGCTGGTTCCTGTATTGAAGTCCTGA